In the genome of Triticum urartu cultivar G1812 chromosome 5, Tu2.1, whole genome shotgun sequence, one region contains:
- the LOC125509217 gene encoding pre-mRNA-processing-splicing factor 8A — MWNGAPPPPPPMAAAPPPPGTVGAVPVPPPQAAAPPQAGQPLTPAELEAQLVEKARKWHQLNSKRYGDKRKFGFVEAQKEDMPPEHVRKIIRDHGDMSSKKYRHDKRVYLGALKFVPHAVYKLLENMPMPWEQVRDVKILYHITGAITFVNEIPWVVEPIYLAQWGSMWIMMRREKRDRRHFKRMRFPPFDDEEPPLDYADNLLDVEPLEAIQLELDPEEDGAVYKWFYDHKPLVKTKLINGPSYRKWHLSLPIMATLYRLAGQLLSDLIDRNYFYLFDMESFFTAKALNMCIPGGPKFEPLYRDMEKGDEDWNEFNDINKLIIRQPLRTEYRIAFPHLYNNRPRKVRLCIYHTPMIMYIKTEDPDLPAFYYDPLINPITSTSKIDRREKKASEEEDEDDFSLPDGVDPLLKETPLYTDTAAAGISLLFAPKPFNMRSGRTRRAEDIPLVSEWFKEHCPPAYPVKVRVSYQKLLKCYVLNELHHRPPKAQKKKHLFRSLQATKFFQTTELDWAEAGLQVCKQGYNMLNLLIHRKNLNYLHLDYNFNLKPVKTLTTKERKKSRFGNAFHLCREILRLTKLVVDANIQFRLGNVDAFQLADGLQYIFSHVGQLTGMYRYKYRLMRQIRMCKDLKHLIYYRFNTGPVGKGPGCGFWAPMWRVWLFFLRGIVPLLERWLGNLLARQFEGRHSKGVAKTVTKQRVESHFDLELRAAVMHDVLDAMPEGIKQNKARTILQHLSEAWRCWKANIPWKVPGLPVPIENMILRYVKSKADWWTNVAHYNRERIRRGATVDKTVCRKNLGRLTRLWLKAEQERQHNYLKDGPYVTPEEAVAIYTTTVHWLESRKFSPIPFPPLSYKHDTKLLILALERLKESYSVAVRLNQLQREELGLIEQAYDNPHEALSRIKRHLLTQRAFKEVGIEFMDLYSYLIPVYEIEPLEKITDAYLDQYLWYEGDKRHLFPNWVKPADSEPPPLLVYKWCQGINNLQDIWDTSDGQCVVMLQTKFEKFFEKIDLTLLNRLLRLVLDHNIADYVTAKNNVVLSYKDMSHTNSYGLIRGLQFASFVVQYYGLVLDLLLLGLTRASEIAGPPQMPNEFLTYTDTKVETRHPIRLYSRYIDKVHIMFRFTHEEARDLIQRYLTEHPDPNNENMVGYNNKKCWPRDARMRLMKHDVNLGRSVFWDMKNRLPRSITTLEWENGFVSVYSKDNPNLLFSMSGFEVRILPKIRMTQEAFSNTKDGVWNLQNEQTKERTAIAFLRVDDEHMKVFENRVRQILMSSGSTTFTKIVNKWNTALIGLMTYFREATVHTQELLDLLVKCENKIQTRIKIGLNSKMPSRFPPVIFYTPKEIGGLGMLSMGHILIPQSDLRYSKQTDVGVTHFRSGMSHEEDQLIPNLYRYIQPWESEFIDSQRVWAEYALKRQEAQSQNRRLTLEDLEDSWDRGIPRINTLFQKDRHTLAYDKGWRVRTDFKQYQVLKQNPFWWTHQRHDGKLWNLNNYRTDVIQALGGVEGILEHTLFKGTYFPTWEGLFWEKASGFEESMKYKKLTNAQRSGLNQIPNRRFTLWWSPTINRANVYVGFQVQLDLTGIFMHGKIPTLKISLIQIFRAHLWQKVHESVVMDLCQVLDQELDALEIETVQKETIHPRKSYKMNSSCADVLLFAAHRWQMSKPSLVSESKDVFDQKASNKYWIDVQLRWGDYDSHDIERYTRAKFMDYTTDNMSIYPSPTGVMIGLDLAYNLHSAFGNWFPGSKPLLQQAMNKIMKSNPALYVLRERIRKGLQLYSSEPTEPYLSSQNYGEIFSNQIIWFVDDTNVYRVTIHKTFEGNLTTKPINGAIFIFNPRTGQLFLKVIHTSVWAGQKRLGQLAKWKTAEEVAALVRSLPVEEQPKQIIVTRKGMLDPLEVHLLDFPNIVIKGSELQLPFQACLKIEKFGDLILKATEPQMVLYNIYDDWLKSISSYTAFSRLVLILRALHVNNEKAKMLLKPDKTIVTEPHHIWPSLTDEQWLKVECALRDLILSDYAKKNNVNTSALTQSEIRDIILGAEIAPPSQQRQQIAEIEKQSRETPQSNAVTTRTTNVHGDELIITTTSPYEQAAFASKTDWRVRAISATNLYLRVNHIYVNSDDIKETGYTYIMPKNILKKFICIADLRTQVAGFLYGLSPQDNPQVKEIRCISIPPQHGTHQMVTLPANLPEHEFLADLEPLGWMHTQPNEAPQLSPQDLTSHAKILENNKQWDGEKCIILTCSFTPGSCSLTAYKLTPSGYEWGRSNKDNGSNPHGYLPTHYEKVQMLLSDRFLGFYMVPDNAPWNYNFMGVKHDPLMKYSMKLGTPRDFYHEDHRPTHFLEFSNIEEGEVAEGDREDTFS; from the exons ATGTGGAAcggcgcgccgccgccgccgccgccgatggcGGCCGCGCCTCCTCCGCCGGGCACGGTCGGCGCTGTTCCGGTCCCGCCCCCGcaggccgccgcgccgccgcaagCAGGCCAGCCGCTCACGCCGGCAGAGCTCGAGGCGCAGCTCGTGGAGAAGGCCCGCAAGTGGCACCAGCTCAACTCCAAGCGCTACGGCGACAAGCGCAAGTTCGGCTTCGTCGAGGCGCAGAAGGAGGACATGCCCCCCGAGCACGTGCGAAAAATCATCAG GGACCATGGGGACATGTCTTCGAAGAAGTACAGGCATGACAAGCGTGTTTATCTTGGAGCACTCAAGTTTGTACCTCATGCCGTTTACAAACTACTGGAGAATATGCCGATGCCCTGGGAACAG GTTCGGGATGTTAAGATCTTGTACCATATCACTGGTGCCATAACCTTCGTAAATGAGATCCCGTGGGTAGTTGAGCCCATTTACCTGGCGCAG TGGGGCTCAATGTGGATCATGATGCGAAGGGAGAAGAGAGATAGGCGGCATTTCAAAAGAATGCGCTTTCCTCCATTTGATGATGAGGAACCTCCACTGGATTATGCTGATAATTTGTTGGATGTTGAACCATTGGAGGCTATACAATTGGAGTTGGACCCAGAGGAAGATGGAGCTGTGTATAAATGGTTTTATGATCACAAGcctctggtgaagactaagcttATAAATGGTCCCAGTTACAGGAAATGGCATCTATCCCTTCCCATCATGGCAACACTCTATCGCCTGGCTGGTCAACTTTTGTCAGACTTGATTGACCGGAATTATTTCTATTTGTTTGACATGGAGTCTTTCTTTACTGCCAAAGCACTTAACATGTGTATCCCAG GAGGTCCAAAATTTGAGCCACTCTACCGTGATATGGAGAAAGGGGATGAGGACTGGAATGAGTTTAATGATATCAACAAACTCATCATCCGTCAACCACTTCGGACTGAATACAGAATTGCGTTCCCACACTTGTACAATAACAGGCCAAGGAAAGTGAGACTTTGCATATATCATACTCCTATGATAATGTATATCAAGACAGAGGATCCAGATTTACCTGCATTTTACTATGATCCTCTGATAAATCCAATCACTTCAACCAGCAAGATTGATCGCCGGGAGAAGAAAGCAAGtgaagaggaagatgaagacgACTTTAGTCTTCCCGATGGAGTGGACCCTCTTTTGAAAGAAACTCCACTCTACACTGATACGGCAGCTGCCGGCATTTCATTACTCTTTGCCCCAAAGCCTTTTAACATGAGATCTGGTAGAACACGCCGTGCTGAGGACATTCCTCTTGTATCTGAGTGGTTCAAAGAGCACTG CCCACCAGCATATCCAGTTAAAGTCCGGGTGAGCTACCAGAAGCTGCTGAAGTGCTATGTGCTCAATGAGCTACACCATAGGCCGCCTAAAGCACAGAAGAAGAAACATCTGTTCCGTTCTCTGCAAGCAACAAAGTTCTTTCAAACTACAGAGCTTGACTGGGCAGAAGCTGGGTTGCAAGTTTGCAAGCAGGGCTACAACATGCTAAACTTGTTGATTCACAGGAAGAATCTTAACTATCTTCATTTAGACTACAATTTCAACTTGAAGCCTGTGAAGACTCTCACAACAAAGGAGAGAAAGAAATCTCGTTTTGGAAATGCATTCCACTTGTGCCGTGAGATTTTGCGACTTACTAAGCTAGTTGTTGATGCAAACATCCAATTTCGCTTGGGAAATGTTGATGCCTTTCAGTTGGCCGATGGTTTGCAATACATATTCTCCCATGTTGGTCAGTTGACTGGTATGTACAGATACAAGTATCGTCTGATGCGGCAAATTAGGATGTGCAAAGATCTGAAGCACTTGATATATTATCGTTTCAACACTGGTCCTGTTGGAAAAGGACCTGGCTGTGGATTTTGGGCTCCAATGTGGAGAGTGTGGCTGTTTTTCCTTCGTGGTATTGTACCCTTGCTTGAAAGGTGGTTAGGTAATTTACTGGCCAGGCAGTTTGAAGGTCGCCATTCAAAAGGAGTTGCTAAAACAGTAACCAAGCAACGTGTTGAGTCACACTTTGACCTGGAGCTTCGAGCTGCAGTTATGCATGATGTCCTTGATGCCATGCCAGAGGGCATCAAGCAAAACAAGGCCCGGACTATACTACAGCATCTTAGTGAGGCATGGCGCTGCTGGAAGGCAAACATCCCCTGGAAGGTCCCTGGCCTGCCGGTTCCTATCGAAAATATGATACTTCGTTATGTGAAGTCCAAGGCTGATTGGTGGACAAATGTCGCTCACTACAACCGTGAGCGTATCCGGCGTGGTGCTACAGTTGACAAGACCGTCTGCCGCAAAAATCTTGGAAGGTTAACACGTCTGTGGCTGAAGGCAGAACAAGAGAGGCAGCACAATTACTTGAAAGATGGGCCATATGTGACACCTGAAGAGGCAGTTGCTATTTATACAACCACAGTTCATTGGCTCGAATCAAGAAAGTTCTCACCGATTCCTTTTCCTCCACTTTCATACAAGCATGATACCAAACTTCTTATACTGGCACTGGAAAGACTAAAAGAGTCTTATAGTGTGGCAGTAAGGTTAAATCAACTGCAAAGAGAGGAACTGGGTTTAATTGAACAAGCATATGATAACCCGCATGAAGCTTTGTCTAGGATAAAACGGCATCTTCTTACTCAGCGTGCTTTTAAGGAAGTTGGCATTGAGTTTATGGATCTGTATAGCTACTTGATCCCGGTATATGAAATTGAGCCTCTTGAGAAAATTACTGATGCATACCTTGACCAATACTTGTGGTATGAGGGGGACAAGCGCCACCTCTTCCCAAACTGGGTAAAGCCTGCTGATTCAGAGCCACCTCCTCTACTTGTTTACAAATGGTGCCAAGGTATAAACAATTTGCAGGACATATGGGACACGAGCGATGGGCAGTGTGTTGTGATGCTGCAGACAAAATTTGAGAAGTTCTTTGAAAAAATTGATCTGACTCTGTTGAACAGGCTTCTACGGTTGGTCCTGGACCATAACATTGCTGACTATGTCACTGCAAAGAACAATGTTGTGTTGTCTTATAAGGATATGAGTCACACAAATTCTTATGGTCTTATTCGAGGTCTTCAGTTTGCATCTTTTGTTGTGCAATACTATGGGCTGGTGCTGGATCTCCTGCTTCTTGGTTTAACTCGAGCTAGTGAGATTGCAGGGCCACCACAAATGCCAAATGAGTTCCTTACATATACTGACACAAAAGTTGAGACAAGGCATCCCATCAGGCTCTATTCTCGATATATTGACAAGGTGCATATAATGTTCCGATTCACTCATGAAGAAGCAAGGGATTTAATTCAGCGTTACTTGACAGAGCATCCTGATCCTAACAATGAGAACATGGTCGGTTACAATAACAAGAAATGTTGGCCTAGGGATGCAAGAATGAGGCTCATGAAGCATGATGTAAATCTTGGAAGAAGTGTATTTTGGGATATGAAGAACCGCCTCCCAAGGAGCATTACTACATTAGAATGGGAGAATGGCTTCGTTTCTGTGTACAGCAAGGATAACCCAAACCTGCTCTTTAGCATGTCTGGGTTCGAGGTCCGTATTCTGCCAAAGATACGTATGACTCAGGAGGCATTCAGCAACACAAAAGATGGTGTATGGAATTTACAGAATGAGCAGACAAAGGAGAGGACAGCCATTGCATTTTTGAGGGTTGATGATGAACACATGAAAGTGTTTGAGAACCGTGTCAGGCAAATCCTTATGTCATCAGGGTCAACAACATTTACCAAGATAGTTAACAAGTGGAACACTGCTCTCATTGGCCTCATGACATATTTCCGTGAAGCCACTGTTCATACGCAGGAACTATTGGATCTGCTTGTAAAATGTGAAAACAAGATCCAGACTCGTATAAAGATTGGCCTGAACTCAAAGATGCCTAGCAGGTTTCCACCAGTTATCTTTTATACACCGAAGGAAATTGGAGGTCTGGGCATGTTGTCAATGGGTCACATTTTGATACCACAGAGTGATCTCAGGTATAGCAAACAGACAGATGTTGGTGTGACGCATTTTCGAAGTGGTATGAGTCATGAAGAGGACCAGCTTATCCCTAACTTGTATCGCTACATCCAACCATGGGAGAGTGAGTTCATTGATTCACAGCGCGTGTGGGCTGAATATGCTTTGAAGAGGCAGGAAGCACAATCACAGAACAGACGCTTAACACTCGAGGATCTGGAAGATTCCTGGGATAGAGGTATACCTCGTATCAACACACTTTTCCAAAAAGACCGCCACACTTTGGCATATGACAAAGGATGGAGGGTCAGAACAGACTTCAAGCAGTATCAAGTGCTGAAACAAAACCCATTCTGGTGGACACATCAGCGGCATGATGGAAAGCTATGGAACTTAAACAACTACAGAACTGACGTCATCCAAGCACTCGGAGGTGTGGAAGGTATCCTGGAACATACCTTATTTAAAGGAACATATTTCCCTACCTGGGAGGGTCTGTTCTGGGAGAAGGCTTCAGGTTTTGAGGAATCAATGAAGTACAAAAAACTGACAAATGCGCAGCGTTCTGGGCTTAACCAGATCCCCAATAGAAGATTTACCCTTTGGTGGTCACCAACCATTAATCGTGCAAATGTATATGTTGGTTTCCAGGTTCAGCTAGATCTGACAGGGATATTCATGCATGGTAAAATTCCGACCCTGAAAATCTCTCTGATCCAGATTTTCCGTGCACATCTTTGGCAGAAGGTCCATGAAAGTGTTGTTATGGATCTTTGCCAAGTTCTGGATCAGGAGTTGGATGCGTTGGAGATTGAGACAGTACAGAAAGAAACAATACATCCCAGGAAGAGTTACAAGATGAACAGTTCCTGTGCAGATGTCCTCCTTTTTGCTGCACACAGGTGGCAGATGTCTAAACCAAGCTTAGTTTCTGAGTCAAAGGATGTCTTCGATCAGAAAGCAAGTAACAAGTATTGGATTGATGTGCAATTACGATGGGGAGACTACGACTCACATGACATAGAACGTTACACAAGGGCTAAATTTATGGATTATACAACAGATAATATGTCCATCTACCCTTCTCCGACTG GGGTGATGATTGGACTTGATCTAGCATATAATCTGCACTCTGCTTTCGGTAACTGGTTCCCTGGGTCAAAGCCTCTCCTCCAGCAAGCAATGAACAAGATCATGAAG TCAAATCCTGCCCTGTATGTGCTGAGGGAGCGAATAAGGAAGGGTCTCCAGTTGTATTCATCTGAACCCACTGAGCCATATCTGTCTTCACAGAATTATGGAGAGATATTCAGCAACCAAATCATATGGTTTGTGGATGACACAAATGTCTATCGTGTTACCATTCACAAAACCTTTGAAGGTAACCTGACCACCAAACCAATAAATGGTGCAATCTTTATTTTCAATCCAAGGACTGGTCAACTATTTCTGAAg GTCATCCACACAAGTGTATGGGCAGGACAAAAGCGTCTAGGGCAGCTGGCCAAGTGGAAAACAGCTGAGGAGGTTGCTGCCTTAGTTCGATCTCTTCCTGTGGAAGAGCAGCCAAAGCAAATTATTGTGACAAGGAAGGGTATGTTGGATCCGTTGGAAGTCCATCTGCTTGACTTCCCTAATATTGTTATCAAGGGTAGTGAGTTGCAGCTGCCATTCCAAGCTTGCTTGAAGATTGAGAAATTCGGTGATCTTATTCTCAAGGCTACAGAACCTCAGATGGTTCTTTATAACATATACGATGATTGGCTGAAAAGTATCTCATCCTACACTGCATTCTCTCGTCTTGTGCTTATATTGCGAGCACTACATGTCAATAATGAGAAGGCTAAGATGTTACTGAAGCCTGACAAGACAATTGTTACGGAACCACATCATATCTGGCCAAGTTTGACTGATGAGCAGTGGCTCAAGGTCGAATGTGCGCTCAGGGATCTCATTCTTTCCGATTATGCAAAGAAAAACAACGTTAATACTTCTGCACTTACACAATCTGAGATTCGTGATATAATACTTGGTGCTGAAATAGCCCCACCATCACAGCAGAGGCAACAGATAGCTGAGATTGAGAAACAG TCCCGAGAGACACCTCAGTCAAATGCAGTTACAACAAGGACAACTAATGTGCATGGCGATGAACTCATTATCACGACAACCAGTCCATACGAGCAAGCAGCATTTGCATCGAAAACAGACTGGCGTGTCAGGGCCATCTCTGCTACAAACTTATATCTCCGTGTCAACCACATTTATGTTAACTCAGATGATATAAAG GAGACTGGCTATACTTACATCATGCCCAAGAATATATTGAAGAAGTTCATATGCATAGCAGATCTACGGACACAGGTTGCAGGTTTCCTGTATGGACTGAGTCCACAGGATAATCCCCAAGTCAAGGAGATTAGATGCATATCCATTCCCCCACAGCATGGAACTCACCAGATGGTGACTCTCCCAGCGAATCTACCAGAGCATGAGTTCCTTGCGGACTTGGAGCCATTGGGATGGATGCATacccagccgaatgaagctcccCAGCTATCGCCTCAG GACTTGACATCGCATGCTAAGATTTTGGAGAACAACAAGCAGTGGGATGGTGAGAAGTGCATCATTTTGACATGCAGCTTCACCCCAGGATCGTGCTCACTGACCGCATACAAATTGACACCAAGCGGTTATGAGTGGGGCCGTAGCAACAAGGACAATGGGAGCAACCCACATGGTTATCTCCCAACTCACTACGAGAAGGTCCAGATGCTTCTCAGTGACCGCTTCCTCGGGTTCTACATG GTTCCAGACAACGCGCCCTGGAACTACAACTTCATGGGAGTCAAGCACGACCCATTGATGAAGTACAGCATGAAGCTGGGGACGCCCCGAGACTTCTACCATGAGGACCACAGGCCGACACACTTCCTGGAGTTCAGCAATATCGAGGAGGGCGAGGTTGCTGAGGGGGACAGGGAGGACACCTTCTCGTAG